A portion of the Glycine max cultivar Williams 82 chromosome 10, Glycine_max_v4.0, whole genome shotgun sequence genome contains these proteins:
- the LOC100816062 gene encoding uncharacterized protein, producing MVVKMMSWPPWPPLSSKKFEVVFIVRRLEGSTSMEKAEEVKSKVVEIKWKGQKGVALSSLRRSIKRNFTREEGLNDAGVVEWNQEFRNVCNFTRYKENVFYPWEVMLTVSSISKQGPKTRASVAGVTSINLAEYVPAAVDKETEIVVPLNVPGTNDITNLSLFLSLSLLKLEALQEYLDAVQRSTMCVPSSPSSVDALAINKDEFTTLKAGLRRVKFFADYVSTGRAKKASSKDEGSDGRSSNRSEDFENRYTSDVDSLDNDAAIKSEVNEEDSCVRHSLSYETLASGNYAGGSPYSGSTINGKDECWIYYSSQKSDYGGAHVENYNTCDQIEHQNSKHRILSWRKRKLHFRSSKVKGELLLKKHGEEGGDDIDYDRRLLSSSDDYTSGKWHKIENITTSPSFVPEFEENSFTVGSWEQKEVISRDGQMKLHTQIFFASIDQRSECAAGESACAVLVALIADWLKANQVVMPIKCEFDSLIRDGSSEWRTLCENKDFIKKFPDKHFDLETVLQAKICAVSVVSEKSFVGFFIPEEPEGEGFDFLHGAMSFDSIWEEISHSASELHMFREPLVYIVSWNDHFFVLKVEKDAYYIIDTLGERLHEGCNQAYILKFDTSTKVEKLSKKGNKTVEVNGSQENVVDKSFIITPNESNDRREGIICSGKESCKEYIKKFLAAIPIRELQVDVKKGLKASMPLHHRLQIEFHYTHLK from the exons ATGGTGGTGAAGATGATGAGTTGGCCTCCATGGCCACCTCTCTCATCTAAGAAATTTGAAGTAGTTTTCATAGTGCGCAGGCTTGAAGGGTCAACAAGTATGGAGAAAGCTGAGGAGGTGAAGTCCAAGGTGGTTGAAATTAAGTGGAAGGGTCAGAAAGGTGTGGCTTTGAGCTCATTGAGGCGTTCCATCAAGAGAAATTTCACCAGAGAAGAAGGTCTTAATGATGCAGGAGTAGTTGAATGGAATCAGGAATTTAGAAATGTGTGCAACTTTACTAGGTATAAGGAGAACGTGTTTTATCCATGGGAAGTTATGCTAACAGTCTCCAGT ATATCTAAGCAAGGGCCAAAAACCAGAGCTTCTGTAGCTGGTGTTACATCAATAAACTTAGCTGAATACGTTCCTGCAGCTGTAGATAAAGAGACTGAAATTGTAGTTCCTTTGAATGTCCCTGGCACCAATGATATTACTAATCTCTCACTTTTT tTGTCTCTTAGTTTACTGAAACTGGAGGCCCTTCAAGAATATTTGGATGCAGTGCAAAGATCAACTATGTGTGTTCCTTCATCACCCAGTTCTGTTGATGCTCTCGCAATAAATAAAGATGAGTTTACCACACTTAAAGCGGGTCTGAGAAGAGTAAAATTCTTTGCTGATTATGTATCAACTGGAAGAGCCAAGAAGGCAAGCTCCAAAGATGAAGGAAGTGATGGTAGGAGCTCCAACAGAAGTGAAGATTTTGAAAATAGGTATACATCGGACGTGGATTCACTGGATAATGATGCTGCAATTAAGTCAGAGGTGAATGAGGAGGATTCTTGTGTGAGACATTCATTGAGTTATGAGACTCTGGCCTCTGGAAACTATGCAGGAGGATCACCATATTCAGGTTCAACTATTAATGGTAAAGATGAGTGCTGGATCTACTATAGTAGCCAAAAGTCTGATTATGGGGGTGCACATGTTGAGAATTATAATACATGTGATCAGATTGAGCATCAGAATTCAAAACACCGAATCCTTTCTTGGAGGAAAAGGAAACTTCACTTTAGATCTTCCAAGGTGAAAGGGGAGCTACTTCTGAAAAAACACGGAGAAGAGGGTGGAGATGATATTGACTATGATCGTAGGCTGCTGAGCTCTTCTGATGATTACACTAGTGGAAAG TggcataaaatagaaaatatcacAACTAGTCCATCATTTGTTCCTGAATTTGAGGAGAACAGTTTCACTGTAGGGAGTTGGGAGCAAAAAGAAGTCATTAGCCGCGATGGACAGATGAAGCTCCATACCCAAATCTTTTTTGCTTCAATTGATCAAAGGAGTGAATGCGCTGCCGGGGAGAGTGCATGTGCTGTCCTAGTTGCTCTCATTGCAGATTGGTTGAAAGCAAACCAAGTTGTGATGCCTATCAAGTGTGAATTTGATAGCCTGATTAGAGATGGATCATCAGAATGGAGAACTCTTTGTGAGAACAAGGACTTCATAAAGAAGTTTCCAGATAAACACTTTGATCTTGAAACTGTTCTGCAAGCGAAAATCTGTGCAGTATCTGTAGTGTCAGAAAAATCCTTTGTTGGATTTTTCATTCCAGAGGAACCTGAGGGTGAAGGTTTTGACTTCCTTCATGGTGCAATGTCCTTTGATAGCATATGGGAGGAAATAAGCCATTCTGCTTCAGAACTTCACATGTTTAGGGAGCCTTTGGTGTACATAGTAAGTTGGAATGACCATTTTTTTGTCCTAAAGGTTGAGAAAGATGCCTACTACATTATTGACACTTTGGGGGAGAGACTACATGAAGGATGCAATCAGGCCTACATCTTGAAGTTTGATACAAGCACAAAAGTTGAGAAACTGAGTAAGAAGGGAAATAAAACAGTGGAGGTAAATGGTTCACAAGAAAATGTAGTTGATAAATCTTTCATAATCACCCCAAATGAAAGCAATGATAGAAGGGAAGGGATCATATGTAGTGGCAAGGAGTCATGCAAAGAGTACATAAAGAAATTCTTGGCTGCAATTCCTATAAGAGAGCTTCAAGTTGATGTCAAGAAAGGCTTGAAAGCATCCATGCCACTTCATCATAGACTACAAATTGAGTTCCATTACACACACCTCAAGTAA
- the LOC100802583 gene encoding uncharacterized protein At5g39865, whose amino-acid sequence MKGVKGKFLKKLKSIKPILKQDLILQIKASDGYVHFLPKIPSFNLHSPFVSRENKPEKVVQSCEKMQDEPEVIDVAELMKDLEEEDDYNDNKENIGPCSQKPQQHHKGVLQNGNRAKTDSKQRGVLEEKKSSPENADNNNNRNSNRKIPLLDTDVPSFRRPDLNSGSLFDPNLLAAFEQAVKEHSRITEEQRRSRVEEESSQKVEDDDPDPLMFFEEKCPPGGDGMVIFYTTTLRGILKTFEDCNKIRFLLQSFKVLYFERDISMHKEFRDELWSSLEGKLVPPRLFVKGRYIGGAEEVLSLHEQGKLRKIFEGVPMDYSNGPCDACGGIRFVLCFKCNGSHKVMAENGESNQCLQCNENGLILCPYCC is encoded by the coding sequence atgaagggggTGAAAGGAAAATTCCTGAAGAAGCTCAAATCCATCAAACCAATCCTGAAGCAAGATTTAATTCTCCAGATCAAGGCCTCAGATGGGTACGTCCATTTTCTCCCAAAGATTCCGAGTTTCAATCTGCATTCCCCGTTTGTTTCCCGAGAAAACAAGCCCGAGAAAGTTGTTCAGAGCTGCGAGAAAATGCAGGACGAACCCGAGGTGATCGACGTTGCAGAGCTGATGAAAGACCTTGAGGAAGAAGATGATTACAATGACAACAAAGAGAACATAGGTCCATGTTCACAGAAACCCCAACAACACCACAAGGGTGTTTTGCAGAACGGGAACAGAGCAAAAACAGATTCAAAACAGAGAGGGGTTTTGGAGGAAAAAAAGTCTTCACCAGAAAATGctgacaataacaacaacagaAACAGCAACAGAAAAATCCCTTTGTTAGACACTGATGTTCCATCGTTCCGGCGGCCGGACTTGAACTCCGGCAGCCTATTCGATCCGAATCTACTGGCCGCGTTCGAGCAAGCCGTGAAGGAACATTCTAGAATAACAGAAGAACAGAGGAGAAGCAGAGTCGAAGAAGAGTCTTCACAGAAAGTGGAAGATGATGACCCTGACCCTTTGATGTTCTTTGAAGAGAAGTGTCCACCCGGGGGCGACGGAATGGTTATTTTCTACACCACGACACTTAGGGGAATCCTGAAGACATTCGAGGATTGCAACAAAATCCGCTTCCTCCTCCAGAGTTTCAAGGTTTTGTATTTTGAGAGGGACATTTCAATGCACAAGGAGTTCAGGGATGAGTTGTGGAGCAGTTTGGAGGGGAAATTAGTGCCTCCAAGGCTTTTTGTGAAGGGCAGGTACATTGGTGGAGCAGAAGAAGTTCTGAGTTTGCATGAGCAGGGAAAGCTGAGGAAAATCTTTGAAGGGGTTCCAATGGATTATTCTAATGGTCCTTGTGATGCATGTGGAGGGATAAGGTTTGTGCTGTGCTTCAAGTGTAATGGAAGCCACAAGGTTATGGCGGAAAATGGAGAGAGCAATCAGTGCCTTCAGTGTAATGAGAATGGATTGATTTTGTGCCCATATTGCTGTTAG
- the LOC102662708 gene encoding cucumber peeling cupredoxin, with protein sequence MLQHQNPFVLSFSALFLAFFCHCSATTFTVGDSAGWIIPPYPTYYNNWSHSQFIRVGDSVEFKFDDKFYNLIQVSQKEYEHCTSLEPLRIFNTSPVILPLRERGVMFFICNIPNYCCLGQKIVISVHEGSIEKPPSPSPSPSQVPINISPQPSPNASAPQPHGSSGMSSPPSPTTNTSGGNGGNSPVPSSTQEGKSNAVALVGGKSFTVSLGQLLSVLGALFGFWIM encoded by the exons ATGTTGCAGCATCAAAACCCCTTTGTTCTTTCATTTTCGGCATTGTTTTTAGCCTTCTTTTGTCACTGTTCCGCTACGACATTCACAGTGGGGGATTCAGCAGGCTGGATTATTCCACCATATCCAACATACTACAATAATTGGTCACATTCCCAATTCATAAGAGTAGGCGATTCTGTAG AATTCAAGTTCGATGACAAATTCTACAACCTAATTCAGGTATCACAGAAAGAGTACGAGCATTGCACATCACTTGAACCTCTAAGGATATTCAATACTAGCCCAGTAATTCTTCCACTGAGGGAGAGAGGTGTGATGTTCTTCATATGCAACATCCCAAACTACTGTTGTCTAGGCCAGAAGATTGTGATTTCTGTACATGAAGGTTCCATAGAAAAACCCccatcaccatcaccatcacCTTCTCAAGTGCCAATCAATATCTCTCCACAACCATCACCAAATGCTTCTGCTCCTCAACCTCATGGATCTAGTGGCATGAGTAGCCCTCCATCTCCCACTACAAACACTTCAGGAGGTAATGGTGGGAATTCTCCTGTTCCATCTTCCACTCAAGAGGGAAAGTCTAATGCAGTGGCATTGGTAGGTGGGAAAAGTTTCACTGTGTCGCTGGGGCAACTTTTATCTGTGCTTGGTGCTTTATTTGGATTTTGGATTATGTAG
- the LOC102663850 gene encoding RING-H2 finger protein ATL70, protein MNSSEETALLLVSFIVLTLIITLTAYVCSNNIPRTVPSVPGGATHSNNNHTTITVEPPEPRLDHTNVRSYPSLQFSKAKLCSSNSSSSSSSSCSICLMDYKDCDSLKVLPACGHFFHVKCVDPWLRISLTCPVCRTPIALPDICKNLE, encoded by the coding sequence ATGAATAGTTCAGAGGAAACCGCGCTATTGCTTGTGAGCTTTATTGTTCTAACCCTTATAATTACACTCACAGCATATGTGTGCTCTAATAACATTCCACGCACTGTTCCATCTGTGCCTGGTGGTGCCACACACTCCAACAACAACCACACTACAATCACTGTGGAGCCACCCGAGCCACGCTTAGATCACACCAATGTACGAAGCTATCCAAGTCTTCAATTCTCCAAAGCTAAATTGTGTAGTAGcaatagtagtagtagtagctCTTCAAGTTGTTCCATATGCTTGATGGATTACAAAGATTGTGATTCCTTGAAAGTGCTTCCTGCTTGTGGTCATTTCTTCCATGTCAAGTGTGTTGATCCTTGGTTGAGAATCAGTTTGACATGCCCGGTTTGTAGGACCCCAATAGCACTCCCagatatatgtaaaaatttGGAATGA
- the LOC102663718 gene encoding putative RING-H2 finger protein ATL71 — MNNSTNNKENNGFDPSEFTYGVAFVIGLIFLLVSIALACVRLRMARGPNMLNILAGIPPSRHARSSEEDNSAEQGLHHIDKSFERYPKLLYSQVEKGSSSSSVVSSSCSICLGDYKESDTLRLLPHCDHLFHLACVDPWLRLHSTCPICRKSSIHA; from the coding sequence ATGAACAATAGCACCAACAACAAGGAGAACAACGGTTTTGACCCAAGTGAGTTCACATATGGAGTAGCTTTTGTAATTGGCTTGATCTTCTTACTTGTCAGCATAGCTTTGGCATGTGTGCGTCTGCGCATGGCTCGTGGTCCTAACATGCTGAACATTTTGGCTGGTATTCCACCATCTCGCCATGCAAGATCATCAGAAGAAGACAACTCAGCTGAACAAGGGCTTCATCACATTGACAAAAGTTTTGAGAGGTATCCAAAGCTGCTATACTCTCAAGTAGAGAAGGGTTCAAGTTCATCAAGTGTTGTTTCTTCTAGTTGCTCCATATGCTTAGGTGACTACAAAGAAAGTGACACGTTGAGGTTGCTTCCACACTGTGACCATCTTTTCCATCTTGCTTGTGTTGATCCTTGGCTTAGGTTGCATTCAACTTGTCCCATATGTAGAAAATCATCTATTCATGCTTAG
- the LOC100527083 gene encoding SNF7 family protein, giving the protein MKRVFGVKKNKDPPPSIQDASDRITKRGDSVDDKIKKLDAELSRYKEQIKKTRPGPAQEAVKARAMRVLKQKRMYEGQRDMLYNQTFNLDQVQFAAEGIKDAQQTMTALKSANKELKGMMKTVKIQDIDNLQDEMMDLMDVSNEIQETLGRSYNVPDDIDEDDLMGELDALELDMGNETEADGVPSYLQPDKEPDLDAELNLPPAPTGQTAVPPGRFNAQTEDELGLPAVPRASIRG; this is encoded by the exons ATGAAGAGAGTATTCGGCGTCAAGAAGAACAAGGATCCTCCTCCTTCCATTCAGGATGCTTCCGATAGG ATTACTAAACGAGGTGACTCGGTGGATGACAAGATTAAGAAGCTTGATGCCGAGCTTAGTAGATATAAGGAGCAGATTAAGAAAACTAGACCTGGTCCTGCCCAGGAAGCTGTTAAAGCTAGAGCCATGAGAGTTCTTAAGCAAAAACGAAT GTATGAAGGCCAGCGTGACATGCTGTACAATCAGACATTCAATCTCGATCAAGTTCAATTTGCAGCTGAAGGCATTAAAGATGCTCAACAAACT ATGACAGCTTTGAAGTCTGCCAACAAGGAGTTGAAGGGAATGATGAAAACTGTGAAGATCCAAGACATTGAT AACTTGCAAGATGAGATGATGGACCTCATGGATGTAAGTAATGAAATTCAAGAGACTTTGGGTAGAAGCTATAATGTGCCTGATGACATTGACGAGGATGATCTTATGGGTG AACTTGACGCATTGGAATTAGACATGGGAAATGAGACTGAAGCTGATGGGGTCCCATCCTATCTCCAACCTGATAAAGAACCTGATTTGGATGCAGAACTTAACTTACCTCCAGCTCCAACAGGACAAACGGCAGTGCCACCTGGCAGATTCAATGCCCAG ACTGAGGACGAACTGGGTTTACCTGCTGTCCCTCGGGCATCCATACGCGGTTaa